The region CCATCTTGAAATTCAATTGCTTTATTGGTAAAATAATGCCATCCAGTTACTTTTCAAGGGTTGGAACTGCAATTCAGAGGTCAATTGCGGGGAAACAAGGCGAGTTTCGTGACTCTGCTGAGGTTCTTATTGGACAAGGGAAGCTCTTGTTCGGTGGTTCAAGGCTTTCCCATTCTGGGTATAGATTGTCTTGTGTGGAACCTCGCTCGGTTGCCACGGGTGCCGGTATTATTGCATTAGCTTCAAGATCAGAAAGAAAGGGGTTTTCTGTGGTTGACGCTCTGTCGAGGACGCTTTCGGTTCCTTCTGTGTCGGGGCCTTCAATTCAGATCTGTGGATACCATTCTGGACCTGAAAAGTTTTCAGCTGGTGCCAGGTTTCAGGTGAAAACTATGGCGGCTCGCTTGCCTGGTGCTGTGGTTGGTGAATGCTGTTTGGATAACAGAACTTTGAAGGGTGGTCGCCGGTCACTGTCGACAAAGAATAGCAGTAGTAATGTCTGTTTGAGCGCTGGTTTGAGGAATGGCGGAAGAGTGAGCATGAGTTTGAAGAACCACCATCAGCCAGATAGCCGTTCAATTTATAGCTATTTTGTTTATAATGTTGCAAAGAATTGGTGCGGCGCTTTCTCTCATTTGCAGTCAGGGTCTGGAGATTTTCATACTTCGTCGACTTCTTGTTACACTGTTGGTCCTGCTCAGGATGTGCCTTTTGAAACTTCTGCCCGCGAGGAGAAGCCAGCAAATTCTGCAGATTCATCTGAACAGTATGTTTTCTCCCTTTCATACTCATCATTATAAACATAACATGTATAGGAAGCCATGTCAAGTCTCTGCAGTTAAATCAAAATGCATGTATCAAGTTTTTGCGGTTAAGTCAACATTTATATATCTTGGTGCTGCATATGTGCCTTCACTGTTTATAATGATAATTGGGTCACTTATACTTGATTGTTCATGGTTATGGCTACAACAAACAGCCATTTATAATCTAAGGGAACTTTCAGAGGGAAATATTTTGAACTTAAGGATTGAGTGAGAAAGATATAGTTAAGTGAATCCGGTCTTTACATAGTAAGGATCACCAGGCTCTTTTAGCTTTAATGTTTTTGAAGCACTGAAAAATTGAGATTCATTGAACATTTGCATTTACTGATGCGATTTTGGGAATATAAATGGGAGGGTTGCCACTTCCATTATTAAAGAATGGGGAAATGCACAAAATCACCCTTCTAAatggaacaattttttttagttttaatgtTTATTACAAAATAATTGTGACCAGATTAGCGGTTCTTTCTAAGTTGAGAGTGGATGGAAGTTTATTAGCTAGAAAATTAGTAAAGACCAATTTATTGAACCCTTTTTCAATTGCGAAAGGGTAAGTTGTCAAGATTGGAACTTGATGAATCTATTTACCAAAAGAGACAAAGACACGGAGTGAAAAGATATTTTAATGCAGTAATATTGTGCTACAGGGAAAGAAAAAACCCCTCAGAAATTTAAGGTGTAATATTGACTTGTGGATCAACAGAAAACATGTATAGGATATATAACCAAAAACATTGGCCTTCTGTATATGTGCTGACTAAATATATTCTAAATTTGCAATTTTAATGACTGATTTGACGTGGTTGGAGATGATGACTACAGGAAAGCTCCTTCTGGCAAAACCCTTAAGTTAGTATCAGGATCGTGCTACTTGCCTCATCCTGATAAAGAAGATACTGGTGGAGAAGATGCTCATTTTATATGTTCTGAGGAACAGGCAATAGGGGTGGCAGATGGTGTTGGTGGTTGGGCAGATCTTGGTGTTAATTCTGGATTTTATTCTCGTGAGCTCATGTCCCACTCAGTGGAAGCTATTCGGGAGGAGCCCAAAGGTTCAGTTGATCCAGCTAGGGTGTTGGAGAAAGCACACTCAAGTACAAAAGCTAGGGGTTCCTCTACAGCATGCATTATTGCACTCACTGACCAGGTTACCTTCATCTTTATGATATCCTTTCGGAGTATTGCTATCGCTTTATTTGTGTCAGGCTGACATATAGTACTTTAAGCATCTCAGAATGCTGATAGACTAGTACTAAGTTTATCTATCGTATTTACTGTATCTATTTTCTTGATATTTCAAGTGTTGTTTTTTATGCTTCAATGGTTCTCTGGTGATTGCTTTCAGTTCTTGCACATTATTTTCTTGTGGTAAATTTATTTGTGACAGATAAAAAACTAGTCAGTGATATATAGGCAGAAGTAATCTTAGAGCATTGTAGATTTGCACCCATGGGAGTTTTAACTGAATGGGTCTATTGATGTGAAAACCTGTTTACAGAACAAATTACAGTATTAAATCATTTATCAGATAAAGGTggttttcttatttaattttctgaaaTATAAGTTTGTCTGCATTGGATCAAAGCATGAGGTTATGTAATATGAAGCTCAAGTCAATAAAGATGATGGTTACTGTTTAGTACTTTTGAACTCCCAAAAGTACCAATCATGTCTGAACTTTCTAGTGAAACTTAGCCTTTCTTTTTTCTGCTGTGCTTGGTGTTGCATTTATTAAGGATATTTTTGACTTATCTAAGTTACAGATATCCTGTGATTGGAAATAATCAGTTTTGATATGTTATTTCATTATCCTCAAAAGGATCTCTGCTTCATTGCATTTTGTTTTTCAgcataaattcatttttttatgttCCTTTCATAGGGGCTTCATGCTATTAATTTGGGGGACAGTGGGTTTATGGTGGTCCGTGATGGGTGCACTATATTTCGGTCCCCAGTGCAGCAACATGATTTCAATTTCACCTATCAGCTAGAATGTGGCAGTAATGGTGATTTACCTAGTTCTGGCCAGGTATTTTTCCGTTGTCGATTTCATACTCAGAATTTGACTACATTGGTTAATGAACTATCATTTCATTCTCTCTTAATGATGATTGTCTTAATCCTTGCAAATTTTTTGCTAAATGATAATTTGTTCACCCTTGATGGACTATCATTCCATTCACTCTCGATGACAATTTGTGTAATCCATATGTAATGTTTGGTATTGGATCTGCTGCTCATTTATCACTTCCAATGATATACTTTCCCTTAGTACAATAAATGCATACAAAAGGATATGCGTACAAATTAGGCTGTTCAGTGCTTTGTGTGTCATATACACTTTTATATTTTAGCTCCCATGAAAACTTCAAATATGATCTGTAATCGCGAGGTCAAGCTGAACATATTCAATGTTAGCAATTGTCTAATTTTGGTGGCAGCCTTGATTCCTTGATTACAGGTAGTAAATTTAGGGGcttaattgaaataaattagCTCAGCAAGGACTTTAAAGAGTAATAGTTAAAAGAGGGGAACGTGGCCTGAAAATGTCTGACTAAATCATCATTTTCTTGAGAGTTATGTTGTATTCCAGTAAAGAATTAGCTAGTATTTTGACTGAATTCAGCTAATTAAATGATGGTTGTTAGCAGGAACAACTCATCTATCCTAGAGTCAATAGGCATGCAAACTGATTGTGCAAAATTACCAGACACCTAAGTACCTAACGCTTTTGTTAAACTGTTGTTGAGTCAAGCATATTATGTATGTAACCCACGATCCAATAAGATGTAGCAGCTGATCTAATTGTTAGGAGACACTACAGATTTGTATTTGACGCCTTAGTTCCTCAGTGATAATGACATTGCTTGTTCGCAataaaacacacacacacgcacaCCGACATGATAAAATTTACTTGTTCTTTGCTACTTGTAGCATATGCTTAGATGGGGTTGTTTTGTTTGTCAGGTTTTTACAATTCCTATTGCTCCCGGGGATGTCATCGTTGCCGGCACTGATGGGCTGTTTGATAACCTTTACAACAATGAGATTACAGCGGTGGTGGTTCATGCCGTGAGAGCAAACCTAAGCCCTCAGGTGACAGCACAGAAGATAGCTGCATTGGCACGTCAACGGGCACTTGATAAGGACAGACAGACCCCATTCTCTACAGCTGCTCAAGATGCTGGATTCCGTTACTATGGTGGCAAGCTTGATGATACTACGGTCGTTGTTTCATATATTACTGGCTCTGGAGATGCATGAATTCATTTTGCTGTGTACCCCCCTGTATATATATACTCATTTTGTCACGGTTGGAGATGTATTTTGGATcttatttggaaaaaaaattgttagtcACAATTGAGATATAGCTCCATTCAATTTAGAGTTTCCTTCGGCTTGTTTTTTCAATTGGGTAGATACTGAAGTTTGAAAATGGTACTATTTCCAGTTataaatttgaataaaaaaagatTTGTTGATGTTGAGGAATGATGTATCGAGTGGATTGACCTATGGGCTGAGACTTGAGATTGAAATTATTCCTCTCTCACTCTTCATAAGTATCAAGTAGGTGGAGATCCCCTGAAAGTTTATGAAGATAAACACAATATTTAACTTGACATTGTTAGGTCACATTAGAAGATTGTAATATGTTGCGATTAATTCTTGCTATGAATGGAAGTTATAATAACTGGATATTAGTAACTCATTGGCTAAGGGTTTTTTGGTTGACTTTTtatatctttcattttattttatttcctcaTCTTTAAAGGGGTTTCGATATGGATTTGGACACGAGAGTGTTTTGCAAGTACACCATGGACCACCAATTTATGCACGGAGTTGAGCAGAGACGATAACAACCCAAACCTAATCTCTTGTCCAAGTCAATGTCTCTTGGTAAACATGATATGAATACGAGTAATTATTCATTTACATTTCACTCTCTCATaaatctcattttcacttttttttctttctatttcttttaTTCATTCACATTTCTTGTCATTATCTTACTCATGTATAAGAGTAATTAATATGTAAACAAACTATTTTTCaacaaaacattttccaataaaAAAGATTGCAAACTAAGAAAGATATGACAGCCAGATAAACATATGAAAGCATATATTAAAGTTAAACAGTATTTTGTAGCTCTTATTTGTGGATTTAACTGAAGAAAAGAGacattaatacattaattaaataCACACACAAACTGGGAAGACAGTTGTGTTGTTATTGTGTAGTGTAATGAATCCCTCTTCTCTGTTTCTCTCCATTTGCCATCGAACCAGTTGACGACCACTTCACCTCTCTACTCCACCTCGCAGTGCAGATCATCACCATGGCTGGTCGTAGAGACGCCTTGCTCACCAGAGACAAATCCCAATCCGCCGCCGGATCTCGGATCGCCGCCGCCGTACTCATCGGCGTTCTCCTCGGCTGTATCTTAGCCTTCTTCCTACCCCACGGCTTCTTCACCTCCTCCACCACTCCCATCCTCAATCACAAGGTTCCCTTCACTCTTTCCTGCATTAATATCCTTGTTTTCTTTCATGGGTCTTGTTAATATTGAATGctgatatttttattgaaaatctGGGCACTGTTTAGATGGTTTCTTCTGCGTGTGAATCGCCGGAACAACTTGATGCGTTGAAACTGGATATTGAGTCTGCCAAGGAGAAGAATTCTGAGCTGAAGAAGAAGGTTAGGGGGCTAATGGAGAAGCTGCGTATGGCGGAGCAAGGGAAGGGTCATGCTCAGGAGCAGGTTATTGTGCTGGGTGAGAATCACAAGGCTGGTCCTTATGGCACTGTCAAGGGTCTCAGAACAAACCCACCTGTGATTCCTGATGAATCAGTGAACCCCAGATTGGGTAAATTGTTGGAGGAGGTTGCTATTTATAAGGAGCTTCTTGTTGTTCTTGCTAACACTAATGTGATGGAGATGTTGGAGGTGTGGTTCACCAATATCAAGAGGGTTGGCATACCTAATTACTTGGTTGTTGCATTGGATGATAAAATTGAGGAGTTTTGCAAGGCAAATGATGTTCCTGTTTATAGGAGGGACCCGGATCAGGGTGTGGATTCGGTCGCAAAGACGGGCGGGAACCATGCTGTTTCCGGGTTGAAGTTTCGGATTTTGAGGGAGTTTCTGCAACTGGGTTACAGTGTTCTTCTGTCAGATGTTGATATTGTGTACTTGCAGAACCCCTTTGATTATCTTTATAGGGATTCGGATGTGGAGTCTATGTCGGATGGTCATGATAATAGGACAGCTTATGGTTTTAATGATGTCTTTGATGAGCCTTCAATGGGGTGGGCTAGATATGCTCATACCATGAGAATATGGGTTTATAACTCTGGTTTCTTTTACATAAGGCCtactcttccttcgattgagCTCTTGGATCGTGTTGCTAGCCGTCTTTCTACGGATTCAAAAGCGTGGGATCAGGCTGTTTTTAATGAAGAGCTGTTTTTCCCTTCACATCCGGGTTATGATGGACTTCATGCTGCAAAAAGGACAATGGATATGTACCTTTTTATGAACAGCAAGGTTCTCTTTAAGACTGTAAGGAAAGATGCTAAGCTCAAGAAGTTGAAGCCAGTGGTTGTACACCTTAACTACCATCCTAATAAATTTGATAGGATGAAGGCTGTAGTTGATTTCTATGTCAATGGGAAACAAGATGCGCTAGACAGTTTCCCTGATGGTTCTGATTGATAGGAACATCAAAATAGTGATGAGGGTTCTAACACGGGGATGGAATCATGTGCTCAAGCTGATGTGATACAGAGGCAACCATTTTGGTTCAGGATCGATTTTATCTCATTGCACTTTCTGTTTTCGTTTTTACAATCTGTTCTGTATGATATCATTGATTAAACAGGTTTCTGTACTCTAGTCTATGCTCTTAACTTTGTatatgttttgttttctgtGTATGAAGTGGAAATTCAATGCTTATGCAACCTTTTTAAAGGCAAATGAGAAAAATTAACTGCTGCTGCTATTACAGTTCTAGTGATGTTTTCTAAAGATTGTAATGGGGATCTTTAGACTCTAGTTGCCTGCATATTGTTTTCCGCATTGAGGAACCAGCTGAAAAGGAAAATGATACTCCAAATCTTGCATACTTGTTATTGTTAGTGTTTTGGCATTTGTTACAGTTGTTTCATTATAGCTTCTTGTTCTGGATTTGACTCTTTTCTCTTGCCACATCCCAACATGGTCTCAAGTACCTTCCCATAACTCTTCTCCTTACATCACATGGTgggtttctttcttttttccatgCATAACATGAAAAATGATGAATCACATGTCAGCTGTACAGGAGAGTTGACTTAGGGCGCTAGTCAATGAATCAAATGTACAGATAGTGCTTATAACGTTGTGTCATAATACCTGGATTCCAGGCCAAAGATTCATGAGCTAACAATAtctttttccctttttccttcttttgtaGTAATTCACAATTTTTCTCTCCTTTTACTTGCTTCTTTTAAATTTACCATAATAGGAGGAGCCTAAGCATTTATTTAAGCAATTGCTTTCCCATTAATAACCATACCAATTGCACCAGTCATCCTATAAAGCAACTAAATCATTTAAGCATCATGAGCATACTATTTAAGCACCTAAAATTATTCCAACCTTATTATGAGCACGGTGCCAAAAGATATAAATATATCAATAGGCTCAAAGTGAGTACTACCTAATAATGATACAACACTAATTTTGAACATCAAGAAAGATGCCTAAAGTGCCTTAGTCATTTTGAAGCATTCAAACAAAAAAGAATGACCTTAACAAGGTTTCCAAGCAAGTTATGGAGCACACAGACCTAGCTAGATACAACCAATCGCACATAGAGAAATGGGTAACATATAACAATGTAGTTCACGATCCCTTATGTATACTCAAATCACTTTTAG is a window of Lotus japonicus ecotype B-129 chromosome 5, LjGifu_v1.2 DNA encoding:
- the LOC130717565 gene encoding probable protein phosphatase 2C 55; protein product: MPSSYFSRVGTAIQRSIAGKQGEFRDSAEVLIGQGKLLFGGSRLSHSGYRLSCVEPRSVATGAGIIALASRSERKGFSVVDALSRTLSVPSVSGPSIQICGYHSGPEKFSAGARFQVKTMAARLPGAVVGECCLDNRTLKGGRRSLSTKNSSSNVCLSAGLRNGGRVSMSLKNHHQPDSRSIYSYFVYNVAKNWCGAFSHLQSGSGDFHTSSTSCYTVGPAQDVPFETSAREEKPANSADSSEQKAPSGKTLKLVSGSCYLPHPDKEDTGGEDAHFICSEEQAIGVADGVGGWADLGVNSGFYSRELMSHSVEAIREEPKGSVDPARVLEKAHSSTKARGSSTACIIALTDQGLHAINLGDSGFMVVRDGCTIFRSPVQQHDFNFTYQLECGSNGDLPSSGQVFTIPIAPGDVIVAGTDGLFDNLYNNEITAVVVHAVRANLSPQVTAQKIAALARQRALDKDRQTPFSTAAQDAGFRYYGGKLDDTTVVVSYITGSGDA
- the LOC130718877 gene encoding arabinosyltransferase RRA3-like translates to MAGRRDALLTRDKSQSAAGSRIAAAVLIGVLLGCILAFFLPHGFFTSSTTPILNHKMVSSACESPEQLDALKLDIESAKEKNSELKKKVRGLMEKLRMAEQGKGHAQEQVIVLGENHKAGPYGTVKGLRTNPPVIPDESVNPRLGKLLEEVAIYKELLVVLANTNVMEMLEVWFTNIKRVGIPNYLVVALDDKIEEFCKANDVPVYRRDPDQGVDSVAKTGGNHAVSGLKFRILREFLQLGYSVLLSDVDIVYLQNPFDYLYRDSDVESMSDGHDNRTAYGFNDVFDEPSMGWARYAHTMRIWVYNSGFFYIRPTLPSIELLDRVASRLSTDSKAWDQAVFNEELFFPSHPGYDGLHAAKRTMDMYLFMNSKVLFKTVRKDAKLKKLKPVVVHLNYHPNKFDRMKAVVDFYVNGKQDALDSFPDGSD